The window AGAAGTGGCGCTATCCCAGTTAAAATTTTACACAAAAAGAGTGCTACAAATAAAGTTTTATCTTGTAATCAGGGTGGTCAATTTTCGGTTGTCACAACTATTTGCTCGCCAGTCTGGCACTAGCAGCGCTTTTGGGTCATCAGAAACATTATTCATCCGGTTACGTTATACGACAACTGGCTGTCTTGGTTATTTTTGCCTCTCTGGCGATCCTTTTTTGGGCCGCCTTTTAATCTACTTTCTATTTTTTACTGTAAAAGGAGGTTGTCCTACAAGACTACTTTCATACCTTCACGGGCGCAAAAGATCTCAATATTACCATAGCGATTAGACGAGCAGTGAATTTTTTCGAGTTCTTCAAGCTGAACATCACTGCGGGTCGGGTCATGGTGAAAAAGAGCTAGTTTTTTGACCCCGGCGCGGGCGGCGGCAGAACAAACATATTCAAACCAAGAGTGACCCCAATCCTGTTTATCAGCATCATATTCAACTTTGGTGTATTGGCAGTCATGGATTAAGAGATCGGCTCCTCGATAAAACTCTTCAAGTTGAGCGTTCAGCTCCCGAGCTGCTTCTTCTCCATCCCGAACAAGCTCTTCATCATAATTGGGATCTTTGGGATCAAGGCTAAAGAGATTACGAAAAGGTTCCGTGTCATAAGTGGTACAAACTATTTTGTCTTGATATTCAAACCGGTAACCAAGACAGAGAATAGGATGATTAAGAAATTTAGTGGTCAAGATTAAGCCATCACCCAGATCCAGGTGCTCCTCCTTAAGACTGACATATTCAATCTTGGCAGCCAGCTCCTCTTTGCGAATCGGGAAATAACGGTAATCCATTAAGCCACCCACGACATTTTCGAGAGTAGCTTGCTCGTGGGAAACCGGACCATAGATCCTGATTTTACTGTCGGGCATATAGATCGGCAGGAAAAACGGCAGGCCGGAGATGTGATCCATATGGGTATGGGTCAGAAAAATCCGGATATCAAGATTCTTGTTTTGTTGCTTGACAAGTTGATAACCCAGTTCTCTAATGCCCGAACCCGCATCAATGATAAGAGAGTAATCAAGTTCATCAAGACAAAGCTCGATGCAAGCGGTGTTTCCTCCATATTTCACGGTTTGCAAACCGGGACAGGGAATCGAACCCCGTACCCCCCAAAAAACAACTTTCATAGTCATCCTGACAATATGTAGCTTTTAATTTATTTATCTCAAGTTACGGTAATCTGGAGAAATATCTGCGCTTTTTTAATTTCTTCCAGTACTATTTCATGCATATTTTCCAGCTCAGACCAGTTTGAACCGGTAAGTTCAAAAATTTTATCAATATGTGAAGAGTCGGGATGGCAATCACCGGCGCAACCAATTTGAAATCGGTTAACAAAAATATTGGCTAACTCAACCAGGGCAACCAGATTACGATCGGCACTGTTTTTAACTTTTTCAAGTTCGTGATGATGGCTGACAGCCTCAAGAATGGGGGAGGAAAGTTGCCATTTTTGGATAATCAAGCGACCGCAGTCGCCGTGGTTAAAACCGAAGATTGTAGTCTCGGCTCGAGCCAGGGAAATCTGTTCTTGTTCAGCCCAGTCCAAGGATTGTGCATATTCTGAGGCAAAACAGCTATCCATGGGCAGCTTACCAAGATCATGCAGTAAACCGGCCATAAAAAACTCCTCCTGCCGGGCGTATGGGAGATCTCGTGTCTTAGCTAAAACCTTGGCCGTCACCGCAACCCCAAGTGAGTGAGCCCAAAAATCGGCAATTTCCAGACTTGAGGTTTTTTGTCGGCTCATAGTACCCATGATTGAGGTGCTTAAAGCCATATTTTTTACCGTATTCATACCCAGCATGGTAATGGCGCGAATCAGTGTTGTAATCTTGTGGAGTAGAGAAAAGTAAGCCGAGTTGATCAGTTTAAGCACCTGGCCGGTCAAAACCGGGTCAAGAGAGATCACCCGACCAAGTTCGTGGGGTGAGGGATCGGGCTGATTACAAACCTCCATGACTTTGACGGCCGTAGTCGAAAGGCTGGGCATTTTATCGATATATGCCTCGATTTGCCGAAAAAATTTATTATCACTCTGGGACATCATCAATCACAATATTTGAGATAGATATCTTTAAATTCATCAATATGGGCCAGCATGACATCAGTCATTATCGGGTCGAACTGACAACCTTTCTCTTCTTTGATGATGTTAATAACTTTATCAAAATCAAAAGCCGGTTTGTAGACACGTTTACTTAAAAGTGCGTCAAAGACATCGGCTAAAGCCATAATCCGGGCGGAAACCGGAATGTTTTTGCCACTCAACCCGGTGGGGTAACCCTTACCATCATAACGCTCATGATGGTAGTGAGCAATATCGCAACCCATTTCGAACGTCGAAAAATAGATCTCATCAAGGAGCTTTTCCATAACCTGAGCCCCGACACTGGAGTGTTTTTTCATGATTTCGAACTCCTCCGGGGTCAGACGGCCGGGTTTCAGCAGGACAAAATCGGGAATTGCGACCTTACCGATATCGTGCATGGGTGAAACGATATAGATATTTTCAATGAATATCTCATTTATGGTTTGGCTGAAATGAGGGTGGACGGAGAGTTTTTCAGCTAACAACCGACAGTACCTCTGCACCCTGAGGAGATGAGCCCCGGTCTCGTCATCGCGCGATTCCGTCAGGTTCGCAAGTGAAAAAAGCAGGGTTTTATAGGCTTTTAGGATAAGATTATTGGCATTGGCTTCCGTATTTTTAATGCGTCCGATGAGAACCCGGGTCAGGTTTCGTTCAAAATCCCGACTTTCATCCAACATCCGAAAAAAATCACCACTGTTGATTTGCAAACATTTAGTTTCTGTCGTCGCGATAACCGTAGCCATACGATTCTCCCGGTTGATCAGGGCCATCTCGCCGAAACAACTGCCATTTTGCAAATGATCCAACTCTCGTTGGCCGGTTCCCATACACTTGGAGATCGAGACCTCTCCGGAAACAACCAGAAACATTTTTTCGGCCGGAGTACCCTCGTAAATGATAATTTCATTGGGTCTAAAAGTGACGGGAATAAAAAAATCGACAAAGGGAAGAAAATTCTCTTCGGAAAAATTTGAAAAAAGTGGATTCTGTTTAACAATGTTGAATATGTTCTTCTGCATTATGGTTCCCCCCCCAAACTTTTAAGTCATTTGTTCACAGTTTACGCGGATTAACACAGATGTTCTGCGTTAATCCGCAGACAAAAAGAACTTGGGTCGCGAACAACTCCCGCGTTTGTTATTTGGAATCAAGATTATTGATGCCATCCCAAAATGAACCCGGTGGATTGTCTACGTGATCCCGACAACGTTTAATGAAAATTCTGCGCAAACGGTCATAGGCTCCCTCAGGTAACTGCTGAAACATTCGTCGTGCGGTTTGAAAATCACCGGCAAAATATCTTTCAAGGGCTGTTTCGCGCTCCTTGATCAAAACCGTTTGAACGTTCGAGACCTGACTTTTTTTGCCCAACAGTTCATAGATGGTAACGGGTTCATGGCGGCCTGAAACCCTGATATGATCGAGTTTACAGAAGATAAACTCCTCTTTATCGACCAATTCATAGGTCGGAGAATTAACAATAATTGACACGCCATATTTTTTAGTTACGCCTTCAAGCCGGGCCGTCAGATTGACGGCATCTCCCATTGCCGTATAACTTAGTCGGTTTTCCGAGCCGATATTCCCGACCCGAACTGAACCCGTGTTAATCGCGATGCCGGCTTTTATCACCGGAAAACGTTCAATTATCCAGTTGTAGTTCAAGATTTTTAAACCCTCTCTCATTTCCAGGGCCGCCAATATAGCATTTTGAGCATGATTCGGATCATATATCGGGGCATTCCAGAAAGCGTATACGGCATCGCCAATATATTTATCGACCAAGGCCCCACGATCCATCAGGATCTTGGAGATAACCGTAAAATATTGATTAAGCGAGGTGCATACCTCTTCGGGTGAGATCGACTCCGAGATTTTGGTGAAATCCCTGATATCCGAAAACATCGCGGTCACAACCCGCTCTTCGCCGGTTACGGCGAGCTTTTCCGGATTATCCAGAAGTTCATCAATCAAAACCGGGGAGATATATTTAGCAAAAGCAGTTCTGGTCTGGCGTCTTCCTTTTTCTTCCTGGAAATAGTTAATAAAGATCAGGGTAAAAAAAACCAAACCGTTGCAGAGCAGGGGATAGACCGGATCAAAATAGAAGCCATAACTGTGAAAAAGCCAATATGAGAAAAGAACAATACCGCTACCGCTCAACAAAAACAGGAGCCCTCCTTTGAGGGCACCGATAATCGGCACCAGAACAATAAGCATAACGCTAATACATAAAAGATAACAAAGCTCAGCCCCCTTCGACCAATCCGGGTTTCGGATATGTGATCTCGTCAAAATAGTGTTAAGCGCCTGGGCATGGACTTCCACTCCGGGAAAAATTGAAGCTGTTGGGGTTGCGACAATATCCACTAACCCTGGAGCTGATGTCCCAATAAGGACATAGGCATCTTGAAATATATCCGGATTGACTTGACGGTTTAAAATATCAACTGCTGAAATATAGGAAAAAGAATTTTCTCGGGCGCAGTAACGGATATTAGTTTGACCATGGGCGTCTACGGGGATGATATAGGGGCCGCATTTTACGGATTCGAGACCACTTGTACTGCAACGTATCCGGTTGATCGAAGCCCGGTTGCCAATTCTGATCATTTCAAGAACCAGACCGGGATAGATGTCCTGATTATATTGTATGACCAGGGGTATTTTGCGAA of the Pseudomonadota bacterium genome contains:
- a CDS encoding HDOD domain-containing protein: MPSLSTTAVKVMEVCNQPDPSPHELGRVISLDPVLTGQVLKLINSAYFSLLHKITTLIRAITMLGMNTVKNMALSTSIMGTMSRQKTSSLEIADFWAHSLGVAVTAKVLAKTRDLPYARQEEFFMAGLLHDLGKLPMDSCFASEYAQSLDWAEQEQISLARAETTIFGFNHGDCGRLIIQKWQLSSPILEAVSHHHELEKVKNSADRNLVALVELANIFVNRFQIGCAGDCHPDSSHIDKIFELTGSNWSELENMHEIVLEEIKKAQIFLQITVT
- a CDS encoding cyclic nucleotide-binding domain-containing protein translates to MQKNIFNIVKQNPLFSNFSEENFLPFVDFFIPVTFRPNEIIIYEGTPAEKMFLVVSGEVSISKCMGTGQRELDHLQNGSCFGEMALINRENRMATVIATTETKCLQINSGDFFRMLDESRDFERNLTRVLIGRIKNTEANANNLILKAYKTLLFSLANLTESRDDETGAHLLRVQRYCRLLAEKLSVHPHFSQTINEIFIENIYIVSPMHDIGKVAIPDFVLLKPGRLTPEEFEIMKKHSSVGAQVMEKLLDEIYFSTFEMGCDIAHYHHERYDGKGYPTGLSGKNIPVSARIMALADVFDALLSKRVYKPAFDFDKVINIIKEEKGCQFDPIMTDVMLAHIDEFKDIYLKYCD
- a CDS encoding MBL fold metallo-hydrolase, whose product is MKVVFWGVRGSIPCPGLQTVKYGGNTACIELCLDELDYSLIIDAGSGIRELGYQLVKQQNKNLDIRIFLTHTHMDHISGLPFFLPIYMPDSKIRIYGPVSHEQATLENVVGGLMDYRYFPIRKEELAAKIEYVSLKEEHLDLGDGLILTTKFLNHPILCLGYRFEYQDKIVCTTYDTEPFRNLFSLDPKDPNYDEELVRDGEEAARELNAQLEEFYRGADLLIHDCQYTKVEYDADKQDWGHSWFEYVCSAAARAGVKKLALFHHDPTRSDVQLEELEKIHCSSNRYGNIEIFCAREGMKVVL
- a CDS encoding adenylate/guanylate cyclase domain-containing protein, which encodes MSLSINFTKKYLARSLGGVCALFLVFLSLWNPDFVNFFRLKAYDAFLHQEPGLMITDTSIIIVDIDDRSLSELGQWPWPRSLLAEILSQIGLGKPKVVGLDIVFAEPDRLSPKMVIAALNVDKITPICRHQLENLPDHDQILVESLKDIPVVLGFPFTFSAPSFPGLDSQMYQRPGRFAVIGSHPGPWLFQASAVVANLQNLAAAAAGSGFFNILPDTDGIIRKIPLVIQYNQDIYPGLVLEMIRIGNRASINRIRCSTSGLESVKCGPYIIPVDAHGQTNIRYCARENSFSYISAVDILNRQVNPDIFQDAYVLIGTSAPGLVDIVATPTASIFPGVEVHAQALNTILTRSHIRNPDWSKGAELCYLLCISVMLIVLVPIIGALKGGLLFLLSGSGIVLFSYWLFHSYGFYFDPVYPLLCNGLVFFTLIFINYFQEEKGRRQTRTAFAKYISPVLIDELLDNPEKLAVTGEERVVTAMFSDIRDFTKISESISPEEVCTSLNQYFTVISKILMDRGALVDKYIGDAVYAFWNAPIYDPNHAQNAILAALEMREGLKILNYNWIIERFPVIKAGIAINTGSVRVGNIGSENRLSYTAMGDAVNLTARLEGVTKKYGVSIIVNSPTYELVDKEEFIFCKLDHIRVSGRHEPVTIYELLGKKSQVSNVQTVLIKERETALERYFAGDFQTARRMFQQLPEGAYDRLRRIFIKRCRDHVDNPPGSFWDGINNLDSK